From Penaeus monodon isolate SGIC_2016 chromosome 6, NSTDA_Pmon_1, whole genome shotgun sequence, the proteins below share one genomic window:
- the LOC119574110 gene encoding uncharacterized protein LOC119574110, whose translation MAELPSSNYYKFHSCIFVVTKQEMYRIYIWLYRGQHQNIEDYLRTENLLGQMRLGRHEKLLLEEKTPVAKFDISFLYKLLQFTCGLSPASDKIWNDPGESEKGSLEHTLYCLKNIRNALSHEPEDLFSMTHEDLRNRVEQLSRLLANALELAGEKGARRDEASKAISKMKEELKDIISKPIPSGLKPQNFAVLGRRELKLCAKASGVFAELVVQQAQTATTTTTTSVPELSLNQLLRWSCEDTKLPNVILVTGDTGTGKTSLCRHIFDSWCSGADTFVDLQECDLVVSIQCSEVCTGDVVQLLRDSLPRTVAHFGPYEVPAMLSSLNVLWLVDGYEEATREARLLLKNLVEKRGPLHTILVTTRPEYCIYISHVAQKASLLEVRLLGLSERGRNMVVKKLLQEPSTSMKKLEDFERELKRLEGEVSRELLNPLKLTLIVELWKEDRINMKESGSLPQLYSVIKKTHTQSLCIKTKIKTGMTIEECERKVNKWVETLCEEAFKMTKLQKYMQLPEEALNRLTDMCDNLHLYSEDCFSTFLGYEPSAVRSGLACYSFLHNTQQFHYAAEHVFLCLARSEDKVSTICQMITGEIESHFYMVLLHVVALLTASGAVKKNVAEVLVRLLSHYDRCVYFEVIRYAAYSADIVSEICKVMPAEWGVSDDDVKAAMQCLDHTSPGSMVISLNGDPEGIEDFIPMVKMIAQRLIFVQLILHYHISHPDCDETSNGILEILCNKDAHCSIIKFSGCISGKGSSYLCNMPKLQSLVVKVLKNKDLGLIMKMIQNLPRLQFLQMIMAMPQLDLQKGLSISQQIQVDIALPKVNEYNINKTVDAIAKITKKYNEMQVIFLEPKHMFKLTTGLQRKKVKVKALQWIINLESGVFEWPCGPVPMVFPPEVLLGIPDCLKSLIIK comes from the exons ATGGCTGAGCTTCCGAGCTCGAACTACTACAAGTTTCATTCTTGCATTTTCGTCGTCACGAAGCAAGAGATGTACCGTATATATATCTGGCTGTACAGAGGCCAGCACCAGAACATTGAGGATTATCTAAGAACTGAGAACTTATTAGGACAAATGCGCTTAGGAAGACACGAAAAGCTGTTGTTGGAGGAGAAGACACCCGTGGCGAAGTTCGACATATCTTTTTTATACAAGTTGTTGCAGTTCACGTGTGGCCTATCGCCTGCGAGTGACAAGATCTGGAATGACCCTggtgagagtgagaagggaagTCTGGAGCACACCCTGTACTGCCTGAAAAATATTAGGAATGCGTTGAGCCACGAGCCAGAGGACTTGTTCTCCATGACACATGAGGATCTTCGAAACCGCGTGGAGCAACTGTCACGGCTCCTCGCGAATGCCCTGGAGTTGGCTGGAGAAAAGGGCGCGAGACGTGACGAGGCCTCCAAAGCCATCAGCAAAATGAAGGAGGAACTGAAGGACATTATATCCAAGCCCATTCCGTCGGGACTCAAGCCGCAAAACTTTGCCGTCCTCGGAAGACGGGAATTGAAGTTGTGCGCGAAGGCGAGTGGTGTCTTCGCGGAATTGGTGGTCCAGCAAGCGCAGACggcgaccaccaccaccacgacgtCGGTGCCAGAGCTGTCCCTGAACCAGCTGCTGCGGTGGTCCTGCGAAGACACCAAACTGCCGAATGTCATCTTAGTGACCGGGGACACGGGGACAGGCAAGACCTCGCTTTGTCG ACACATATTTGATTCCTGGTGCTCTGGTGCTGACACCTTCGTCGACCTCCAAGAGTGCGATCTCGTGGTCTCCATCCAGTGCTCTGAAGTGTGCACAGGCGACGTGGTTCAGCTGCTGCGTGACTCTCTCCCTCGGACTGTGGCACATTTTGGTCCGTACGAGGTGCCGGCAATGCTGTCTTCCCTTAATGTTCTGTGGTTGGTGGATGGGTACGAAGAAGCCACGCGTGAAGCTAGATTACTCCTGAAGAATTTGGTGGAAAAGCGTGGCCCTTTACACACCATCCTCGTTACGACACGTCCTGAGTATTGCATCTACATCAGCCATGTTGCACAGAAAGCCTCCCTGTTGGAAGTCCGTCTTCTAGGTCTCAGTGAAAGAGGTCGCAACATGGTCGTTAAAAAACTTTTACAAGAGCCTTCGACTTCGATGAAAAAGCTTGAAGATTTTGAACGTGAATTGAAACGATTGGAGGGCGAGGTGTCAAGAGAGCTTCTCAATCCACTAAAACTTACTTTGATTGTCGAGCTGTGGAAAGAAGATCGTATAAACATGAAAGAGAGTGGGTCATTGCCCCAACTCTACAGTGTAAttaagaaaacacatacacaaagcctttgtatcaaaacaaaaattaaaactggCATGACTATAGAAGAATGTGAAAGAAAAGTGAACAAATGGGTCGAAACTTTATGTGAAGAGGCTTTCAAGATGAcaaagttgcagaaatatatgcAGCTTCCAGAGGAGGCACTAAACAGACTCACAGACATGTGTGATAACCTCCACTTATATTCCGAGGATTGTTTCTCAACGTTCCTTGGGTATGAGCCAAGTGCCGTCAGAAGTGGTCTTGCGTGCTATTCTTTCCTTCACAACACACAGCAGTTTCATTACGCCGCCGAAcatgtttttctttgtctggCAAGGAGTGAAGACAAAGTCAGCACTATATGCCAGATGATTACTGGTGAAATAGAGAGCCATTTCTACATGGTGTTGCTGCATGTCGTGGCATTACTGACAGCTTCAGGAGCAGTcaaaaaaaatgttgcagaaGTACTGGTCAGATTACTTTCTCACTACGACAGATGCGTATATTTTGAGGTAATACGCTATGCTGCTTACTCAGCCGATATTGTTTCTGAAATATGCAAAGTTATGCCTGCTGAGTGGGGAGTATCTGACGATGATGTTAAAGCTGCCATGCAGTGTTTGGACCACACTTCGCCGGGTAGTATGGTCATCAGCCTTAATGGAGATCCAGAGGGCATTGAAGACTTTATTCCAATGGTCAAAATGATAGCGCAGAGACTGATCTTTGTACAGTTGATCTTGCATTACCACATCTCTCATCCTGATTGTGATGAAACCTCTAATGGCATTCTAGAAATCCTGTGCAACAAAGATGCTCACTGTAGCATCATCAAATTTAGTGGCTGTATAAGTGGCAAAGGTAGTTCTTATTTGTGTAATATGCCCAAACTACAGAGCTTGGTAGTGAAAGTTCTAAAGAATAAGGACTTAGggttaatcatgaaaatgatccAAAATTTACCACGATTGCAATTCCTCCAGATGATTATGGCAATGCCACAGCTCGATTTACAAAAGGGACTAAGCATATCCCAACAAATCCAAGTGGATATAGCACTCCCAAAAGTAAATgaatacaatataaacaaaactgTCGATGCAATagctaaaataactaaaaaatataatgagatgCAAGTTATTTTCCTTGAACCTAAACATATGTTTAAGCTAACTACAGGATTACaacgaaaaaaagtgaaagtcaAGGCTTTGCAATGGATAATCAATTTGGAGTCTGGTGTTTTTGAATGGCCCTGTGGCCCTGTGCCCATGGTTTTCCCCCCGGAGGTGCTGTTGGGAATTCCAGACTGTCTAAAGTCGCTTATAATCAAATAG